One window of the Chryseotalea sp. WA131a genome contains the following:
- the hutH gene encoding histidine ammonia-lyase produces MEATHFISNTPLTLTALDHIIHGHGKISLSDESKEKIQKCRDYLDRKLSETHSPIYGINTGFGSLYAKNIPKDQLEKLQENLVRSHACGTGAEVPREIVMLMLFLKAQSLSYGYSGVQVQTVERLIEMFNQRLLPRVYEMGSLGASGDLAPLAHLTLPLMGEGEVNYLGKIYSSSEVLNLLGWERIHLKAKEGLALLNGTQFMSAYGIWCLLHGHRIIQLANMISAISLDAFDGRIEPFHELVHKIRPHQGQQKVAAEIKSLLKGSTILEKHKKHVQDPYSFRCIPQVHGASSDAIDYATSIFLTEVNSVSDNPNVFPEEDQIVSAGNFHGQPLALALDFLAIAIAELGSISERRTYQLISGARDLPNYLVANPGINSGLMIPQYTAASIVSQNKQLCTPASVDSIVSSNGQEDHVSMGANAATKLYKVVNNVYSILAIELITASQALHFREPLRTSPILEKWIHTFRQQVPLIQNDRLLHHDIVKAEKFLKEVNLQA; encoded by the coding sequence TTGGAAGCCACCCATTTCATTTCGAATACACCTTTAACGTTAACAGCGCTTGACCATATTATTCATGGGCATGGAAAAATTTCATTGTCGGATGAATCGAAGGAGAAAATTCAAAAGTGCCGCGATTATTTAGACCGTAAACTTTCAGAAACACATTCTCCGATTTACGGCATCAACACCGGCTTTGGTTCGCTTTACGCCAAAAACATTCCCAAAGATCAACTTGAAAAATTGCAAGAGAATTTGGTGCGCTCCCATGCGTGTGGCACGGGGGCTGAAGTGCCCAGAGAGATTGTGATGTTGATGCTGTTTTTAAAAGCGCAATCCCTTTCGTATGGATATTCAGGGGTGCAGGTGCAAACCGTAGAGCGATTGATCGAAATGTTCAATCAACGTTTGTTGCCGCGCGTTTATGAGATGGGTTCGTTGGGTGCATCGGGCGATTTGGCACCTTTAGCACATTTAACCTTGCCATTGATGGGAGAGGGGGAAGTGAACTATTTGGGAAAAATTTATTCAAGCAGCGAAGTATTGAACCTACTTGGCTGGGAGCGAATTCATCTAAAAGCCAAAGAAGGATTGGCATTGTTGAACGGAACTCAATTTATGAGCGCCTATGGTATTTGGTGTTTGTTGCACGGCCACCGCATCATTCAATTAGCAAACATGATAAGCGCCATTTCTCTTGATGCTTTTGATGGCCGCATCGAGCCATTTCATGAGTTGGTGCATAAAATACGCCCACATCAAGGACAACAAAAAGTAGCGGCCGAAATTAAATCTTTGTTAAAAGGAAGCACCATTTTAGAGAAGCATAAGAAGCATGTTCAAGATCCTTACTCCTTTCGGTGCATTCCGCAGGTGCATGGGGCGAGCTCGGATGCAATCGACTACGCCACCTCCATTTTTTTGACGGAAGTTAACAGTGTCTCTGATAACCCCAATGTTTTTCCCGAAGAAGATCAAATTGTTTCGGCAGGTAATTTTCACGGCCAGCCGTTGGCATTGGCATTGGATTTTTTGGCCATTGCAATAGCAGAATTGGGAAGTATTTCCGAACGGAGAACCTATCAATTAATTTCAGGAGCGCGCGATTTGCCAAATTACTTAGTCGCCAATCCGGGCATTAACTCGGGCCTAATGATTCCTCAATATACGGCTGCATCTATCGTGAGTCAAAACAAACAATTGTGTACACCCGCTTCGGTGGATAGCATTGTATCTAGCAATGGGCAAGAAGATCATGTAAGCATGGGTGCAAATGCGGCTACCAAACTTTATAAAGTAGTGAACAATGTGTACAGCATTTTGGCTATTGAATTGATAACGGCTTCGCAGGCACTGCATTTTAGAGAACCATTAAGGACTTCACCGATTTTGGAAAAATGGATACATACTTTTAGGCAGCAGGTACCGTTAATTCAGAATGATCGGCTGCTGCACCACGACATCGTAAAAGCAGAGAAATTTTTGAAAGAAGTTAACTTGCAAGCGTGA
- the hisS gene encoding histidine--tRNA ligase: MFINKELAALLKSIPQEYEFIGNSKLELLNVFIEREFDQDKLKIIFDDVYKYSENEILSSLFASKRVVREISEKGLRYDLTVPFARYVVMNRHEITFPFKRYQIQPVWRADRPQKGRYREFYQCDADVVGTDSLLCEAEIVLMIKEVFKALGILDYTIKINHRGILSGLAEICQAKENETSLFMAIDKLDKIGEEKVKEELIGRGFQPESLTTLFQILNFKGNTQQKIEFLSNQFSNSEKGKKGLADFQEVLTLLNGYGDDASPVEFDISLARGLSYYTGCIFEVKINNVAIGSVSGGGRYDNLTGSFGLEGVSGIGISFGVDRLYDSMEELKLFPDATMISSTVMICYFDSETQHYALKVASTLREKNIATEVYPAVAKLKKQLDYANKKAIPYVIVIGSDEVKSGQLTFKNMQTGDQGKKTLQEIIADLSI; encoded by the coding sequence ATGTTCATCAACAAAGAATTGGCGGCCTTGCTTAAATCAATTCCACAAGAATATGAATTTATTGGAAATTCGAAGCTAGAACTTCTGAATGTTTTCATTGAGCGCGAATTTGATCAGGATAAATTGAAGATAATTTTTGATGATGTTTACAAGTATAGCGAGAATGAAATATTGAGCTCTCTTTTTGCTTCTAAGCGCGTGGTGAGAGAGATATCCGAAAAAGGCCTCCGCTACGACCTAACTGTTCCCTTTGCTCGCTATGTGGTAATGAACCGTCATGAAATCACCTTCCCATTTAAACGCTATCAAATACAACCCGTGTGGCGTGCTGATCGTCCTCAAAAAGGGCGTTACCGCGAGTTTTATCAATGCGATGCCGATGTGGTGGGTACTGATTCGCTACTATGCGAAGCTGAAATTGTGTTGATGATCAAAGAAGTTTTCAAAGCACTTGGCATTTTAGATTATACAATCAAAATCAATCATCGAGGTATTCTCTCAGGGCTGGCGGAAATCTGTCAGGCCAAGGAAAATGAAACTTCGCTATTTATGGCAATTGATAAGTTGGATAAGATCGGTGAAGAGAAAGTGAAGGAAGAATTAATTGGCAGGGGTTTTCAACCAGAAAGTTTAACAACATTGTTTCAGATTTTGAATTTTAAGGGAAACACACAGCAGAAAATTGAGTTTCTATCCAACCAATTTTCAAATTCAGAAAAAGGAAAAAAAGGGTTAGCCGATTTTCAAGAAGTGCTTACTTTGTTAAATGGATACGGGGACGATGCTTCGCCCGTTGAGTTTGATATTTCGCTGGCACGGGGATTAAGCTATTACACAGGTTGCATATTTGAAGTTAAAATAAACAACGTGGCCATTGGTAGCGTAAGTGGTGGTGGCCGATACGATAACCTCACCGGGTCATTTGGATTGGAAGGTGTATCGGGCATTGGGATTTCTTTTGGCGTAGATCGATTGTACGATTCTATGGAGGAGTTGAAACTTTTCCCAGATGCAACCATGATCTCCTCAACTGTAATGATTTGCTATTTTGATTCTGAAACACAGCACTATGCTTTGAAGGTGGCAAGCACTTTGCGCGAAAAAAACATTGCCACCGAGGTGTACCCTGCTGTGGCAAAACTCAAAAAGCAATTGGACTATGCCAATAAAAAAGCAATACCGTATGTGATTGTAATCGGCTCGGACGAAGTAAAGAGCGGCCAACTCACATTTAAAAATATGCAAACAGGCGATCAGGGAAAGAAAACATTACAGGAAATTATTGCTGACTTATCCATTTAA
- a CDS encoding histone H1 — translation MKKLEELKALIASLEGDFDKFYNKGNSAAGTRVRKGMQDVKNAAQAIRAEVQDLKNKETN, via the coding sequence ATGAAAAAATTAGAAGAACTAAAAGCCCTCATTGCCTCCCTTGAAGGAGATTTTGATAAGTTTTATAACAAAGGCAACAGCGCTGCTGGTACACGCGTGAGAAAAGGAATGCAAGATGTGAAGAATGCTGCTCAGGCCATACGTGCCGAGGTACAGGACTTAAAAAATAAAGAGACGAATTAA